Sequence from the Bryobacteraceae bacterium genome:
GCCCGCTCTTGGCGTCGAGAGCGATATCGGCGAGAGCTCCGGCGTAGCGATTGGCGACTGCGAGTGCCATAGATTCAGTTGACCCGCTTCCCGAGATCGTCGACGAACCGGCGCACCAGCGATGCCTGCGTCGAAGACGTCAGTTGCGCCTTCACTCTTCCCTCGGCGATCTCCACGGCGAGCTTGGCAGCGTGGTCGCGGAGTTCGTGTTCGGCGCGCTTGGCGGCTTGCGAGATTTCGTGCGCGGCGTTCTCTTCGAGCTTCGCGGCTTGGCGCCGGGTCTCCTCGGAAATACGGGCTTCCTCGCTCGCCATTTCCTTCTTCGAGTTCGCTCGCAGCGCTTCGAGCTCCGTGGCGAGGTTGGCGATCTTCGCCTCAATCGCCGCAGCCCGCTTCTCGGCGTCCTCGCGCACCTGCTGCGAATCGGCAATCGACTTGCGGATGCCTTCCGCGCGCTCCCGCAACGCCGGTCCGCCGATCTTCAAGGCGACAAAGGCAAGTCCGGCGGCCAGGATCGCGAAGTTGATGATCTTCCAGACCAGGTACGGGTCGCCTTCGTGCGACTCGCCGTGCCCGCCCCCATGCTCCTGGGCAGCGGCGGCGAAGTTGAGCGCGGCGAGGAGTACGGCCGTCCGAAGCACGGGGATCAAGCGGCGCTCCCGGAAAGCACGGAACTTACGATTCGGTCCGCGAGCGACGAGCTTTCGGCGTCCAGCCGACCCAGCGCTTCCTGCTTGTTGGTTTCCATTGAGGCGACCGCTTCGCGGATCCGCCAGTCGATCTTCTCCTTGGCGGCGGCGAGTTCGGCGGCCTGCTCGGCGCGGAGGCGGTTCCGGTACTCTTCCTGTTCCTTGTAGAGTTCGGCGCGCACGGTGCGGAGCTTCTCGTCGTATTCGGCGGCCTTACGCTCCGCCTTGCGAAGCGCCTCGTCGGCGGCCTTGCGGGTGCCAATGGTGGCTGCTTCGCGTTCGTCGAGTACCTTCTGGAGCGGACCGAACAACGTCGACCGGAGATAAAGGTACAGGAACGTGAAGATCAGGAACGTAGGCACCGCGCGCAGTAGCAGCTCGCGCACGGTGGCGAGTAGGGATTCCATTTGAGCTTTTCGTTCCGGGTAAGCCGGGGGCCGGCTAGTCGGGGTTTAAGGACTGTTATAGCATTGCGGCGGCGAAGCCGTCAAATCCCTCCCGAAAACCGCCCCCCAAGGCTTCTCAGGGAACTTTTACCTCCTCCTTACCCGTCCCTGACGACTCGGATCCGCCCCCGGCCGTATCGTGGACTCATGAAGAAACCTGGTCTCACTCTCCTTGCGATTCTGCCCGCGCTGGCGGTGTCCCTATCGGGACAATCGCCGTACCCGCGGGAGGGCGAAGTGGGCAGCGTCGCCGCTCAGTTCGTCGGCCGATTCGTCATCGGCGCCGACGGCAACGGCGAGGTGATCGGCTACATGCCATTCCTCGACGGCATCGGCAACGATCTGTTCATCAACACGGCGGACCGCGGCGAGCACACCGCACTGTTCTCCGTGCGCAGCAACCGCATCGCCTTCGCGCGCATGCGGAACGGGTCGTTCAATCACTTCCTGCTCGGCCCGGCCTCGGATTCGCAGATCGAGTTCAAGGTGTATTTCAACGAGAGTCCCGATCGCAACTTCGGCAACCCGGCCTCGTTCGCCACCGGCCAACTCGTCGGCGTCGTGCGCCTTACGCGCGGCATGCTGACCGTGACGCCAGTCTCGCTCGACTACACCTCGCACCTCGAGTTGATCGAATCGCACGACTTCATCCTGAAAGACCGGACGATCAACTTCCGGGCGCTCGGGCGCGCCACGCTGTGCCATGTGATGGGCGACACACTTCCCGCCGTGCTGAGCGGAGGAACCTCGGTCCCGCTCGGTGGGCAACTCGTCCACGCCGGACGATAGCGGCCCTAGCGGCAAATCGCCCACCGGAGCGGGCGACGGCTCAGCGCTTCGTCCGCTCTTCCTTCCAGCGCTGCCGCGACACGAGGGCCGCCAGATCGCTGAGCTCCCCGGCGAGCAGTTCGGCCACGTCATCCGACGACAGGATGCCGGTCAGGTAGCCGTCGTGGTCGACGATCGGGACGCGGCGCACGCCTTTCATCTTCATGATCTCGACGACCTCGGCGATGCCCTGATCCTCCTGCGCGGTGATCAGCTCGAGCCCCATGATGTCGCCGAGCGTAATCACGGTAGGGTCGAGCTTAAGCGCGGTCACTGAGATCACGATGTCGCGGTCGGTGACGATGCCGACGGGAACCCGGCGGTTCCCGTCTTTCTCGTCGGCGATCACAAGGTCGCCGACATGGTGCTTCCGCATCAATTCGGCGCCCTCTTGGACCGTGGCGTCGCGGTTGGCGTAGTAGACTTCCCGGCTGCAGATTTCACCGATTGGCATTGGCAACCTCCGCGAACGTTGGAGCACGTCGAGGCCCACGGGACTCAGAGGCGTACGACGTCGCCTGTCGCCGCCGAGCGGTACGCCGCGAACAGCACCTCCAGGATGCGGACGCCGTCGGCGACGGTGACCTCGGGCTCCCGGTCCTTCTCGATGCAGTCGACGAAGGCGGCCTGATCGGACGGCCCGGTCGCCGGGAGAGCAAACCATTGCGGACCGCCGGTCTTACGCTGGTCGCTCGACGCCCAGAAAGCCATCGGGTCGGCTACGTTCTCCTCCGGTGATTCCCATTGCGGCTGCCCATCGCCACAGATTTCGCCGCGGGCGTCGGCGCCGTCGAGGAACAAAGTGCCCCGCGTGCCGATGATCTTCGTTTGGTTCGTTCCCCCGATTCCGTGGCTGCGCCAGCCGGTGCGTCCGGCTGAGATTGTGGCCGTGACGCCGCCCTCCATCCCGACCGTAAGTATCGCGAAATCCTCGAAATCACGGGCGCGGTTTTGTTCGAAGAAGTAGTTCGCCGTGAACGCGTGGACGGTCTCGAAGCGTTTCCGTTGGGTCAGCCAGCGGAACAGAGCCAGCGAATAGACGGCGATGTTGAACATCTCCCGCTTGGCGTCTTGGACGAGAAACGATACCGGGACCGGATTCTCGCGGCGGGGGGAGATCGGAAAATCGGCCGCGTAGCCCTTGGCGAAGTGAAGGTCGCAGTGGATAGCGCGGAGGTCGCCGACGCGGCCGCTGATGAGCGCGCGGCGGATGCGTTGGGACCACGGGAAGAGCACTTGCGAGAACATCTGACTCTTGCGGCCGGTGCGGGTAAGGGTCGCCTCGATGCGCCGGGCTTCGTCGAGCGAGCCGGCGACGGGCTTATCCATATAGATGTGTTTGCCGGCTTCGGCGCATTGGATGCCGACGCGGCCCTGGCGGTGGTGTTCGGTGCAGATGGAGGCGATGTCGACGGCCCGGTCGGCGAGGGCGCGGGGTAGGTCGGGGATGTAGGGTACCTGGAGTTCGGCGGCGAGCTTGCGGTTCAGCGATTCGCGGCGGGCGTCGACCGTAGCTTCGTCGGCGACGGCAACGATGCGGCAGCGCGGGTCCTCCTGAAAGCCGCGAGCATAGTTCTCCTGGTGGGTCATGCCGCCGGTGACGATCAGAACTCCGTAGGGCATTCGGTTATTGCTCCGCGGCAGTGACGGGGCGGCCGGTGGCGAGGGCGCGTTCGATCATGGGGATCCAGCGGGAGGCGGCGCCGATGGTGGGGTTGGCGAGTTCGGCGGGTTCGGGGAGGTGGTGGAGGCGGAGGATCCCGTGCTGGCCGACGATGAGGAGGCGGGCGCTGGGCTCGCCGTTCGCGTTGAGTTCGGCGCCGAGCGCGGCGGTCTGGCCGCCGGAGAAAGCGAGGGCTAGGGAGATGAAACCGCCGCGCGGTCCGCCGGCGGCGTAGAGTGTGCGGACGGGGGATTGGAGCCATGTGACGGCGGCCTCGACGGCTTCGGCGGCAGTGGGGAGGATGAGGCCGTGGTCGGCGGCGAGTTCGAGGTTGGCTCGGAGGAAGACGGGCTGGCCGATGGAACCGGCGTGGAGCCTGGAGGCGATCTGCTCGGTGAGCCAGTCGAGGTAGGGCATGGCTCCTTGCAGGCTATCGCACAGCGGGCACTCGGCGGGGAAGCGGGCGCCGAGCCCGGAGAACTTATCGGCTGGCGGCGATCCGTTCGGAGTCCTTGAGGGTTACTCAGTAAGGATTCAAACGATTCTTGCGACCGGCAAACCCATTCGTTACACTACTTAGAATGCCGGACCGCTCCCAGGAACTCCGTGGCCTCCATGAAGCCTACTCGGAAGGCCGGTTACGGCTGCTCGTGGGCGCGGGCGCTTCCATGCGGGCCGGATTCCCCTCCTGGGACCAAATGAACGCCGGATTGCTGTCGGAGTTCCTGCATCATGACTTGAGAAAAGAGCGGGGGCTGCGAATTCTGCTCCCTTTGCTCAAGGACATCACTCCGGCAATCTACCGCAAGCTCGGGCGCGACGCGGTTGATCTGGTATGGGACAACATCGAAGAGAAGAGCGACTTCTTTCGCCTTGCCGCCAACGTCCTGTACGAGGGCCGAAGCGTCGAGGAGTTGCCGGTGCCGTCGCTGCATCGCCAGATCGCTTCGATGAGCAAGGCCCTTCTGTTCACGACGAACTACGACCCTTTGCTGGAATTGGCTCTGCTTCGGGTTCGAGAGGGAGTGAGACTCCAGCCTGGAACTCGAAATGATGACTGGAAGAAGTTTCGCGAGTCCGTCAGTTGGGACCAGAAAACGAGCTACGAAAAAGGGAAAGTTTATCATATCCACGGGTGTGTCGAACCCTCGGGAACCACTCTCGGTCAGTGTATCTTTACAGAGGGTCATTACTTCGAGCTGGCTCGTAACTCGTCGCTGCCGGCAAACCGGACGCTGCTCGACATCCTGCAGGGAGATGGAGTTCTCTTGATTGTAGGGATGAGTCTGGCGGATTCGAATCTGCGGCGCCTGCTCTATCAGCGGCGGAAGGAGGATATCGTAAGCCGCCCGGTGTATGCGGTGCTCAAGGAAGAGGAAGAGCTGGTGGCCGCCTACCAAGAGGTTCACTGGCGTCAGCGGGATGTAAAGTTGCTTTGGTTGAGAGACTATGACCAAATGGAGGATCTGCTGCGCCAGATCAAGTTCGGCCCCGGGGTCGTTGGGCAGGAGCCGGTGTGGGCCAGCGAAGCCGCGCGATGGCTTTCCTCGGACCCGTCCGGGAGTCCGTTCTTCGGGGACGACTGGCAAAGGAAAGCTCATCGAGTCTTGCAGGAACTTCGCGATCAACTTAGTCTCCTTTTTCCCGTCGGCGCAGGGGAGCGGATCGAGGTGGCGGTCCTCGTGCCCGTTATCCTTTCCGGCTTACCCCCGCAGCTAGCGATGGTGTGCCGTACTCAGGACGGTGTTCTCACGGGGGTGGAGGCGTTGGAACGTGCTAAGCTGTTCAGTTTCGGCATCAAGTTTGGACAGGCGCACGGATCCTCCGGCACTGCTTACGTCCGCGGCTTGATCGATGAGGTGCTGGATGACACGCTTTGGGCACACAGAAACATTCCGCCCGATCGGATGAAGGGATGGTACAGCGACCGTTGGTTTCAGGATTGGCGTTCGATTCTCTCGATTCCGGTAGCGGACTCTCCGGATTGGTTCCCGGTGGGTGTCGTTGCGTTAACTTCGAACTTCGCCCGACCGTTTTGGGCAAGATTCGACGAAGACCGGGACCGCTACCTGGGGCAGTTAAAGGCAATCGTGCGAGGCGTCGCCGGGCGCTATCTCCTTCGGGCAGAAAGCGTTACGAATCTCGCGTAACAGCGCTGTAGCGAATACGCTACGATCTAGTTAGGAGTCCCATCGGGTGGCTGACAACAACAATTCTCCGTTACGCCGCTTTTTCGATCGTGAAGCTGAACGAACGCAGCCACCGCCGATTGTCGAGAAGCGTTCTCACTACGAAATCGTGCAACGCGTCAGCGCAGCCATCGATCTCGCTCTCAAGGATTTGGGCGCAAACGGCACTCACCGCGAGGCTGCCGGGGTTGCTGGCAAGCCTCGGCGCGCCCGTCGAAAGCGTACAACCCGGAAGTAGACGCGACGCCGAACCCGGCGAATCGGCGCTCCTACACCACGCGCCGCACGGCCCCCGTGTCCGCGCTCGTGGTCAACGCCGCGTAGGCGCGCAGGGCGGCGGAAACGTTCCGCTGCCGCGCGGCGGGCCTCCAGGCGGCGGCGCCCCTAGCTTCCATCGCGGCCCGGCGGCGGTCGAGTTCCTCCTGGCTCACGCACAGGTTGATCATTCGGGCCGGGATGTCGATCTCGATCGTGTCGCCCTCCTCAATCAACGCGATCGCGCCGCCGGCGGCGGCCTCAGGCGACACGTGGCCGATTGAAAGTCCGGATGACCCGCCCGAAAAGCGCCCGTCAGTCAGCAGCGCGCACTCCTTGCCCAGGCCGACGCTCTTGATATAAGAAGTGGGGTAGAGCATCTCCTGCATCCCGGGCCCGCCTTTCGGGCCCTCGTAGCGGACGACGACGATGTCGCCGGCGACAATCCCCTTATTCAGGATGCGGTCGACCGCTTCCTCCTGGCTCTCGCAGACCCGCGCCTTGCCCCGGAACTTGAGAATGCTCTCGTCGACGCCGGCCGTCTTCACAATCGACCCGCGCTCGGCGATGTTGCCATAAAGGACCGCGAGGCCGCCGTCGGTCGAGTAGGCGTGCTCCAGGTCGCGGATGCAGCCGGAGGCGCGGTCGAGGTCGAGCGTGGGATAACGGCGGTTCTGCGAGAAGGGTTCGACAGTGGGGATGCCACCGGGCGCGGCTGCGTAAAAGGCATGGACGACGCCGGCGGAGTTGCGGCTAACGTCCCACTCGTCGAGCGCATCGCCGATGCTGGCGGCGTGGACGGTGGGGACATCACGGTGAATGAGGCCGGCGCGATCGAGTTCGCCGAGGATGGCCATCACGCCGCCAGCGCGATGCACGTCTTCCACGTGATACTTCTGCGTCGCCGGCGCGACCCTGGCGAGGCACGGCACCCGGCGCGAAAGACGATCGATATCGGCCATCGTGAACGCGACGCCGGCTTCCTGCGCGGCGGCGAGCAGGTGCAGCACGGTGTTGGTCGACCCGCCCATGGCGATGTCGAGCGTCATGGCATTTTCAAACGCCTCGAAAGTAGCGATCGAGCGGGGGAGCGCGGCGGCGTCATCCTTCTCGTAATAGCGCCGGGCGAGCGCGAGCGCCGTGCGGCCGGCGCGGAGGAACAACTCCTTGCGGTCGGCATGGGTGGCGAGCATGGTTCCGTTGCCGGGGAGGGCGAGGCCGAGCGCTTCCGTGAGGCAGTTCATCGAGTTGGCGGTGAACATGCCGGAACAGGAGCCGCAGGTGGGACACGCCGAGCGCTCCATCGCGGCCACGTCGGCGTCTGAGTTCTTGCTGTTGGCGGCTTCGATCATGGCGTCGACGAGGTCGACGGAGCGTGTGGAGCCGTGCCAGTTGACCTTGCCGGCCTCCATCGGTCCGCCGGAGACGAAGATGGTGGGAATGTTGAGGCGGAGGGCGGCCATGAGCATCCCGGGGGTGATCTTGTCGCAGTTGGAGATGCAGACGAGCGCGTCGGCGGTGTGCGCGTTCACCATGTACTCGACCGCGTCGGCGATCAGCTCGCGCGAGGGCAGCGAGTAGAGCATGCCGTCGTGCCCCATCGCGATGCCATCGTCGACGGCGATGGTGTTGAACTCCTTGGCGACGCCGCCGGCGGCGTCGATTTCGCGGGCGACGAGCTGGCCCAGGTCTTTCAAGTGAACATGGCCGGGGACGAACTGGGTGAAGGAGTTGGCGATGGCGACGATGGGCTTCTCGAAGTCGCCGTCCTTCATGCCGGTGGCGCGCCAGAGGGCGCGGGCTCCGGCCATGTTCCGTCCGTGGGTGGAGGTTCGGGAGCGATAGGGGGGCATAGCGCGATCTTCAATTGTATTACAGCATTTGGGTGGAGACTGTTGATGTCTTGACATCAAATCTGAATCTGTTATGATGACCGTATGAGGACTACGCTGGCATTGGATTCTGATGTCTCTCTGCTACTAACGGAGCGTATGAAGTCGACGAATCGATCGATGAAGGATATTGTGAATGAAGCCATGAGAATCGGCCTGACGACACCT
This genomic interval carries:
- a CDS encoding ATP synthase F0 subunit B codes for the protein MLRTAVLLAALNFAAAAQEHGGGHGESHEGDPYLVWKIINFAILAAGLAFVALKIGGPALRERAEGIRKSIADSQQVREDAEKRAAAIEAKIANLATELEALRANSKKEMASEEARISEETRRQAAKLEENAAHEISQAAKRAEHELRDHAAKLAVEIAEGRVKAQLTSSTQASLVRRFVDDLGKRVN
- a CDS encoding CBS domain-containing protein, translating into MPIGEICSREVYYANRDATVQEGAELMRKHHVGDLVIADEKDGNRRVPVGIVTDRDIVISVTALKLDPTVITLGDIMGLELITAQEDQGIAEVVEIMKMKGVRRVPIVDHDGYLTGILSSDDVAELLAGELSDLAALVSRQRWKEERTKR
- a CDS encoding Gfo/Idh/MocA family oxidoreductase, which translates into the protein MPYGVLIVTGGMTHQENYARGFQEDPRCRIVAVADEATVDARRESLNRKLAAELQVPYIPDLPRALADRAVDIASICTEHHRQGRVGIQCAEAGKHIYMDKPVAGSLDEARRIEATLTRTGRKSQMFSQVLFPWSQRIRRALISGRVGDLRAIHCDLHFAKGYAADFPISPRRENPVPVSFLVQDAKREMFNIAVYSLALFRWLTQRKRFETVHAFTANYFFEQNRARDFEDFAILTVGMEGGVTATISAGRTGWRSHGIGGTNQTKIIGTRGTLFLDGADARGEICGDGQPQWESPEENVADPMAFWASSDQRKTGGPQWFALPATGPSDQAAFVDCIEKDREPEVTVADGVRILEVLFAAYRSAATGDVVRL
- a CDS encoding SIR2 family protein; translated protein: MNAGLLSEFLHHDLRKERGLRILLPLLKDITPAIYRKLGRDAVDLVWDNIEEKSDFFRLAANVLYEGRSVEELPVPSLHRQIASMSKALLFTTNYDPLLELALLRVREGVRLQPGTRNDDWKKFRESVSWDQKTSYEKGKVYHIHGCVEPSGTTLGQCIFTEGHYFELARNSSLPANRTLLDILQGDGVLLIVGMSLADSNLRRLLYQRRKEDIVSRPVYAVLKEEEELVAAYQEVHWRQRDVKLLWLRDYDQMEDLLRQIKFGPGVVGQEPVWASEAARWLSSDPSGSPFFGDDWQRKAHRVLQELRDQLSLLFPVGAGERIEVAVLVPVILSGLPPQLAMVCRTQDGVLTGVEALERAKLFSFGIKFGQAHGSSGTAYVRGLIDEVLDDTLWAHRNIPPDRMKGWYSDRWFQDWRSILSIPVADSPDWFPVGVVALTSNFARPFWARFDEDRDRYLGQLKAIVRGVAGRYLLRAESVTNLA
- the ilvD gene encoding dihydroxy-acid dehydratase, which gives rise to MPPYRSRTSTHGRNMAGARALWRATGMKDGDFEKPIVAIANSFTQFVPGHVHLKDLGQLVAREIDAAGGVAKEFNTIAVDDGIAMGHDGMLYSLPSRELIADAVEYMVNAHTADALVCISNCDKITPGMLMAALRLNIPTIFVSGGPMEAGKVNWHGSTRSVDLVDAMIEAANSKNSDADVAAMERSACPTCGSCSGMFTANSMNCLTEALGLALPGNGTMLATHADRKELFLRAGRTALALARRYYEKDDAAALPRSIATFEAFENAMTLDIAMGGSTNTVLHLLAAAQEAGVAFTMADIDRLSRRVPCLARVAPATQKYHVEDVHRAGGVMAILGELDRAGLIHRDVPTVHAASIGDALDEWDVSRNSAGVVHAFYAAAPGGIPTVEPFSQNRRYPTLDLDRASGCIRDLEHAYSTDGGLAVLYGNIAERGSIVKTAGVDESILKFRGKARVCESQEEAVDRILNKGIVAGDIVVVRYEGPKGGPGMQEMLYPTSYIKSVGLGKECALLTDGRFSGGSSGLSIGHVSPEAAAGGAIALIEEGDTIEIDIPARMINLCVSQEELDRRRAAMEARGAAAWRPAARQRNVSAALRAYAALTTSADTGAVRRVV